The Verrucomicrobiales bacterium genome includes a region encoding these proteins:
- a CDS encoding Gfo/Idh/MocA family oxidoreductase produces MKPLRIGLIGYGFMGRAHSNAFRKVGNFFDLKHQPVLQAVCARDAEKAKAFASKWGYASIETDWRKLVEREDIDLIDIASPNNTHAEIAMAAAKAGKMILCEKPLAMNGPQGEKMVAAIQKAKVPNMVWYNYRRIPAVTLAKQLIDEGRLGRIFHYRAKFLQDWTISPELPQGGAGLWRLDVKVAGSGVTGDLLAHCIDTALWLNGDIDTVTAMTETFVKQRKHSLTGKVEKVGIDDASAFLARFSNGSLATFESTRYARGHKALYTFEINGEHGSIAWDLHDLHRLQYFEYKDEGRVRGWRNLHITDSDHPYMKNWWVPGLAIGYEHSFVHQVADFIQGIETGKPAGPTFKDALATEYVTDAVLKSARTNKWEKVKHVK; encoded by the coding sequence ATGAAACCATTGCGTATCGGACTAATCGGTTACGGCTTCATGGGCCGGGCTCACTCCAATGCTTTCCGCAAGGTCGGCAATTTTTTTGACCTCAAACACCAGCCGGTGCTGCAGGCGGTCTGCGCCCGCGATGCTGAGAAGGCGAAGGCGTTTGCCTCCAAATGGGGCTATGCCAGCATCGAGACCGACTGGCGGAAGCTGGTTGAGCGCGAGGATATCGACCTGATCGACATCGCCAGCCCCAACAACACTCATGCGGAAATCGCCATGGCAGCGGCCAAGGCAGGCAAAATGATCCTGTGCGAGAAGCCCTTGGCGATGAACGGGCCTCAGGGCGAGAAGATGGTTGCCGCCATTCAGAAGGCCAAGGTGCCTAACATGGTCTGGTACAACTATCGTCGCATTCCCGCCGTTACCCTAGCGAAGCAGCTCATTGATGAAGGTCGGCTGGGTCGCATTTTCCATTACCGCGCCAAGTTTCTCCAAGACTGGACCATCAGCCCCGAACTCCCGCAGGGCGGGGCGGGCCTCTGGCGCTTGGATGTGAAAGTGGCCGGGAGTGGCGTCACGGGCGATCTGCTGGCCCATTGTATCGACACCGCTCTTTGGCTGAACGGAGACATCGACACGGTGACGGCGATGACCGAGACCTTCGTGAAACAACGCAAGCACAGCCTGACGGGCAAGGTCGAAAAGGTGGGCATTGATGATGCCAGCGCTTTCCTGGCCCGGTTCAGCAATGGCTCCCTCGCGACGTTCGAATCCACGCGCTATGCCCGTGGCCACAAAGCGCTCTATACCTTCGAGATCAACGGCGAGCACGGTTCTATCGCGTGGGATTTGCACGATCTGCACCGTCTCCAGTACTTCGAATACAAGGACGAAGGGCGCGTTCGCGGCTGGCGGAATTTGCATATCACCGATAGCGATCATCCTTACATGAAGAACTGGTGGGTGCCCGGTTTGGCAATTGGTTACGAACACAGCTTCGTCCACCAAGTCGCGGACTTCATCCAGGGCATCGAAACGGGCAAGCCGGCTGGCCCGACCTTCAAGGATGCGCTGGCGACGGAATACGTTACCGATGCGGTGCTCAAGTCGGCCCGCACCAACAAGTGGGAGAAGGTCAAGCACGTCAAATAG
- a CDS encoding phosphoribosylaminoimidazolesuccinocarboxamide synthase, producing the protein MTSEPLLQLDLPGIRKLKSGKVREIFDLGDRLLLVATDRISAFDCIMPNGIPRKGEVLTQISHFWFDRFEHQVPNHRYLKAQDSLPAELKPWAPQLAGRSMIVKKAQPLAIECVVRGYLAGSGWKEYRQSQTVCGIPLPGGLKESSELPQPIFTPATKAESGHDENIPFETAAQIVGADLAEQAKQTSLHIYESARSYARERGIIIADTKFEFGLFEGQLLLIDEVLTPDSSRFWPASEYQPGRGQPSFDKQFVRDYLETLDWNKTPPAPALPPEVVTRTQAKYLDAYHRLTGTELP; encoded by the coding sequence ATGACCAGTGAGCCACTGCTCCAACTCGATCTGCCCGGCATCCGCAAACTCAAAAGCGGCAAAGTTCGCGAAATCTTTGACCTAGGCGACCGCCTCCTTTTGGTGGCGACTGACCGAATCTCGGCCTTCGACTGCATCATGCCGAACGGCATTCCTCGCAAAGGCGAGGTTCTCACCCAAATCTCCCATTTCTGGTTTGATCGCTTCGAGCACCAGGTCCCCAACCATCGCTATCTGAAGGCCCAGGACTCGCTCCCCGCTGAACTGAAGCCGTGGGCCCCGCAACTGGCCGGCCGCAGCATGATCGTAAAGAAGGCTCAGCCGCTGGCCATCGAGTGCGTCGTGCGTGGCTATTTGGCAGGATCCGGTTGGAAGGAATACCGCCAGAGTCAGACGGTGTGTGGGATCCCATTGCCGGGCGGTCTCAAGGAATCCAGCGAACTCCCTCAACCGATCTTTACGCCGGCAACGAAAGCAGAATCGGGCCACGACGAGAATATCCCCTTTGAAACCGCCGCTCAGATCGTAGGCGCAGACCTGGCTGAGCAGGCCAAGCAGACCAGCCTGCACATCTACGAATCGGCGCGCAGCTACGCACGAGAACGAGGGATCATCATCGCCGACACCAAATTCGAGTTCGGGCTCTTTGAAGGGCAGCTTCTGTTGATCGACGAGGTACTGACGCCCGACTCCTCGCGCTTTTGGCCAGCCAGCGAATATCAACCCGGTCGCGGACAGCCCAGCTTCGATAAGCAATTTGTGCGCGACTATCTGGAAACCCTGGACTGGAATAAAACCCCGCCTGCCCCGGCGCTGCCGCCCGAAGTGGTGACCCGCACTCAGGCTAAATACTTGGACGCTTACCATCGGCTGACCGGCACCGAGCTGCCGTAA